The following proteins come from a genomic window of Solwaraspora sp. WMMA2065:
- a CDS encoding metalloregulator ArsR/SmtB family transcription factor — MIEESADRADAMFHALADRTRRDILRRVLAGEHSVSALAAKYDMSFAAVQKHVAVLEKAGLLIKRRSGREQLASGDVQAVRSAAAMLAELEHIWRGRIARIDALLAADPDGSQPIPTKGPNSARDRRPAGP, encoded by the coding sequence GTGATCGAGGAGAGCGCGGACCGGGCGGACGCCATGTTCCACGCGCTCGCCGACCGCACCCGGCGCGACATCCTGCGCCGGGTGCTGGCCGGGGAGCACTCCGTCTCAGCGCTCGCCGCCAAGTACGACATGAGCTTCGCCGCCGTACAGAAACACGTCGCTGTGCTGGAGAAGGCCGGTTTACTGATCAAACGACGTAGTGGTCGCGAGCAGCTGGCCAGCGGCGACGTGCAGGCGGTGCGCTCGGCGGCAGCCATGCTCGCCGAGCTCGAACACATCTGGCGTGGCCGCATCGCACGCATCGACGCGCTGCTCGCAGCCGACCCCGATGGGTCGCAACCGATCCCGACGAAAGGACCGAACAGTGCCCGTGACCGACGTCCAGCAGGACCTTGA
- a CDS encoding helix-turn-helix transcriptional regulator yields the protein MSELTTELRRLRLTRRMNQTQLAKALRVSKSLIASFETGRLVPKEDTAQALDEVLNSGDKIQQLADEARGDRQPWLRPWAEHERRAALLRCWELSIIPGLLQREPYMRELFAASPWSKSKVDDLIRIRLGRQAAVFTRDEPVELSCLIGEAALHQGSREVLKDQLGYLVDASHQSNVRIRVVPDRNIGLNPGLNGPLSLATLGDGRRIAYLDDQLRGRMASTAADVIELEWVWEAINELSLSTTQSRDLILRLIDEHN from the coding sequence ATGAGTGAACTCACGACAGAGCTTCGGCGACTCCGACTGACCCGGCGCATGAACCAGACGCAGCTGGCAAAGGCGCTCCGCGTGTCGAAGTCGCTGATAGCCAGCTTCGAGACCGGTCGGCTGGTGCCGAAGGAGGACACCGCACAGGCGCTCGACGAGGTGCTGAACTCCGGTGACAAGATCCAGCAACTGGCCGACGAGGCACGCGGAGACCGCCAGCCCTGGCTGCGTCCGTGGGCCGAACACGAACGGCGGGCCGCGTTGCTGCGCTGCTGGGAGTTGTCGATCATCCCAGGGCTGCTGCAACGCGAGCCCTACATGCGTGAGCTGTTCGCCGCCTCACCCTGGAGCAAGAGCAAGGTCGACGATCTTATTCGGATCCGGCTCGGCCGGCAGGCGGCGGTGTTCACCCGTGACGAGCCGGTCGAGCTGTCCTGCCTGATCGGCGAAGCCGCTCTGCACCAGGGGTCCCGTGAGGTTCTCAAGGATCAGCTCGGCTACCTGGTCGACGCCAGCCACCAGTCGAACGTCCGGATACGGGTGGTGCCCGACCGCAACATCGGCCTCAACCCAGGTCTAAACGGACCACTTTCGCTGGCCACCCTGGGCGACGGCCGCCGGATCGCCTACCTGGACGACCAGCTGCGCGGCAGGATGGCGAGCACGGCAGCCGACGTCATCGAACTGGAATGGGTCTGGGAAGCCATTAACGAGCTCTCGTTATCGACTACCCAGAGCCGGGACCTGATCCTAAGGTTGATTGATGAACACAACTGA
- a CDS encoding SRPBCC domain-containing protein, which produces MPVTDVQQDLDNRTLTITADFAAPVERVWQVYADPRQLEKVWGPPTYPATVVDHDLTPGGRVTYYMTGPEGDKHAGYWLITAVDEPTSFSFEDGFADMDFKPLSEMPTSRNTYTFAEHNGGTRATYVGKYESAEALQQVLDMGMVEGSTSAINQIDELLAPAP; this is translated from the coding sequence GTGCCCGTGACCGACGTCCAGCAGGACCTTGACAACCGGACCCTGACCATCACCGCGGACTTCGCCGCGCCGGTGGAGCGGGTCTGGCAGGTCTACGCCGACCCTCGCCAACTGGAGAAGGTGTGGGGACCGCCGACGTACCCGGCGACCGTGGTCGACCACGACCTCACGCCCGGCGGACGCGTGACCTATTACATGACCGGCCCGGAGGGCGACAAGCACGCCGGGTACTGGCTGATCACCGCCGTGGACGAGCCGACGAGTTTTTCCTTCGAGGATGGCTTCGCGGACATGGACTTCAAGCCGCTGTCGGAGATGCCGACCTCCCGCAACACGTACACATTCGCCGAGCACAACGGCGGCACCCGGGCGACCTACGTGGGCAAGTACGAGTCCGCCGAGGCCCTGCAACAGGTGCTGGACATGGGCATGGTGGAGGGCTCCACCTCGGCGATCAACCAGATCGACGAGCTACTCGCCCCCGCTCCTTGA
- a CDS encoding aldehyde dehydrogenase family protein, which translates to MDHPDPTPRTPFWLAGEPAHGDAPLAVHHPYDGRLVGRTSYATPDQVERAVAAAHRVAPVAAALPAYRRAAALDHISARLAQRADEIARLITAENGKPIKWARAEVARAVSTFRWAAEEARRFSGDLQRLDTDPAAAGRMAVVRRVPRGPVLGISPFNFPLNLVAHKVAPAIAVGAPIIVKPAPATPLTALLLGDLIAEVTEPHGPHTGAPAGSGTGLPAGMVSVLPVPNDRAGDLVADPRLPVVSFTGSGPVGALIRRSVPDKHVTLELGGNAAAVICEDWTGDEELTRAAQRIATFSNYQAGQSCIAVQRVYVHEWLYDGFLPRLVAAVQALRAGDPADDATDVGPLISEDAAIRVESWVEEAVAAGATIEVGGRRDGATYPPTVLTGVPAGAKVLTEEVFGPVLVVDRVENDEAGFAAVNDSAYGLQAGVFTHNLQTAFTAHRTLAVGGVIVGDVPSYRADQMPYGGVKGSGVGREGVRSAMDDYTDPRVMVLTGLDL; encoded by the coding sequence ATGGATCACCCCGACCCGACCCCGCGTACGCCGTTCTGGCTGGCTGGCGAACCGGCGCACGGTGACGCGCCACTGGCCGTGCACCACCCGTACGACGGTCGGCTCGTCGGACGAACCAGCTACGCCACGCCCGACCAGGTCGAGCGGGCGGTCGCCGCCGCGCACCGGGTCGCGCCGGTGGCCGCCGCACTGCCGGCGTACCGCAGGGCGGCCGCACTGGACCACATCAGCGCCCGACTCGCGCAGCGGGCCGACGAGATCGCCCGGCTGATCACCGCCGAGAACGGCAAACCGATCAAGTGGGCGCGCGCCGAGGTGGCGCGCGCCGTCTCCACATTCCGCTGGGCGGCCGAGGAGGCCCGGCGGTTCTCCGGTGACCTGCAGCGCCTGGACACCGACCCGGCCGCCGCCGGCCGGATGGCGGTGGTCCGGCGGGTGCCGCGCGGGCCGGTGCTGGGCATCTCGCCGTTCAACTTTCCGCTGAACCTGGTGGCGCACAAGGTCGCCCCGGCGATCGCGGTCGGCGCGCCGATCATCGTCAAGCCGGCGCCGGCGACCCCGTTGACCGCGCTGCTGCTCGGCGACTTGATCGCCGAGGTCACCGAGCCGCACGGCCCACACACCGGAGCGCCCGCCGGATCAGGCACCGGCCTGCCGGCCGGCATGGTCTCGGTGCTGCCGGTGCCGAACGACAGGGCCGGCGACCTGGTCGCCGACCCGCGCCTGCCGGTGGTGTCGTTCACCGGCTCCGGGCCGGTCGGCGCGCTGATCCGCCGATCAGTGCCGGACAAGCACGTCACCCTGGAGCTGGGCGGTAACGCCGCAGCGGTGATCTGCGAGGACTGGACCGGCGACGAGGAGCTGACCCGGGCGGCACAGCGAATCGCCACCTTCTCGAACTATCAGGCCGGGCAGAGCTGCATCGCGGTGCAACGGGTGTACGTGCACGAATGGCTCTACGACGGCTTCCTGCCCCGGCTCGTCGCCGCCGTACAGGCGCTGCGGGCCGGTGACCCGGCCGACGATGCCACCGACGTTGGGCCGCTGATCAGCGAGGACGCCGCGATACGCGTCGAGTCGTGGGTGGAGGAGGCGGTGGCCGCCGGGGCGACGATCGAGGTCGGCGGCCGACGCGACGGCGCGACGTACCCGCCGACGGTGCTGACCGGGGTGCCGGCCGGCGCGAAGGTGCTGACCGAGGAGGTCTTCGGCCCGGTGCTCGTCGTGGACCGGGTGGAGAACGACGAGGCCGGGTTCGCGGCGGTCAATGACTCGGCGTACGGGCTGCAGGCCGGCGTGTTCACCCACAACCTGCAGACTGCGTTCACCGCGCACCGCACGCTCGCCGTCGGCGGGGTGATCGTCGGTGACGTGCCGTCGTACCGGGCCGACCAGATGCCGTACGGCGGGGTCAAGGGCAGCGGTGTGGGCCGCGAAGGAGTCCGCAGCGCGATGGACGACTACACCGATCCCCGGGTGATGGTCCTCACCGGACTCGACCTCTGA